The nucleotide sequence GATGAACATCCTGGTCGCCGCTGCCAAGATGGGAACGGCCCGCCCGATTGAAGTTTGCGAACATCTGCATCTCGACGTTTCGACCCTCAGCCGCAACGTCGAACGAATGAAGGCGCGTGGCTGGCTGAAAGTTGTGCAGGACGACGATGGCCGCTCGCAGCCTTTTCGCCTGACACCCCAGGGACGCAAGCTCCTAGAAAAGGCGATTCCGGCCTGGAGCGAGGCGCAAGCACAGGTCAAGAAGGTTCTGGGGAACGGGTTCTTGGAGCAGTTGAACCAAGCCATAAAGCGCGTCAGCGAAAGTGGCCTAATCGAGTAATCCAATCAATCGAACAATTCGGATATGCATCACTCGTCGGCGTTGCCTCCTTGGAGATAACCGAAGAATACACCAGCCAAATCTTGGGTACTCATCACGGGCGCATCGAGTGGCTTCGGCGAGGAGTTCGCCCGCCAATATGCCGCGCAAGGCCATTCCCTGGTTCTGGTAGCGCGCCGGCTCGACCGACTGGCAAAACTCGCCACCGCGCTACGAGAGCAGTTCCGCATCGAAGTCGTTGTTGAGCAAGTCGATCTTTCGGATATTGCGGCAGTCATCCAATTGCATCAGCGGCTCCATGAGCGCGGAATTGAGATCGACATTTTGATCAACAACGCTGGCCACGGACTGCAAGGTCCGTTTGCGGATGCTCCCCTTGACGCGGTGCTGTCGATGGTGCAACTGGACGTCGCGAGTCTGACCGCCGCCACCCACGTTTTTGCGCAGTCCATGCGGACGCGGAAGCGCGGCAAAATCCTGCTCGTCGCCAGTCTGTTGGCCTACCAAGGCGTGGAGAACTTCGCCGTCTATTCGGCCGCCAAAGCGTACGTCTTGCGCTTGGCTGAAGCCCTTCATCGCGAACTCAAGCGCGACGGCATCACGGTCACGGCGCATTGTCCCGGCATGTCGGACACTGGATTCGCCCAAGCCGCGCAACAGAAAATCACGACCCTATTGAAGCTCGTGATGATGAAGCCGGCCCCCGTCGTGCGCGCCGGTATCCGCGCATTGCAGGCGGGACGCATGAGCGTCGTGCCAGGTTGGGCCAACAAGGGCCTCGTGATCTTTACCTGGGCGACGCCGCGCTGGCTGCACCAAGCCATCATGTCGCAAACGATGAATGGCTGAATCGAGTTAGAAACGGCACAGGTGCAAGTTAACTTATTTCGTCACATAGTTGCATGTACAACAAGGAGCAGTCATGAAACTTGAAGATCACCCAACCGTGCAGCGGATTCGCAGCAAGACCGTCCCTTCCGCTGCGCCCACGAAGGAGCCGCTGGAGGCCGCGTGGCTGAAGCAACTGGTCCTCGATGCTGGCGCTGATGACGTGGGGTTTGTCGAGATCGGCAGACCCGCTATGGACGATCAGCGGGAAGACATCTTCAAGGCGTTCCCACACACCAAGACCCTGATCAGCTTTGTGGTTCGCATGAGCCGAGAGGCGATTCGGACACCGGCGCGCTCGGTCTCCAACACCGAATTCCACCATAGCGGAGAGGAGGTAAATCACATTGCCCGCAGCGTGGTTCAGACGCTGGAAGACCGGGGAATCCGAGCGATGAACCCGGCGATGGGCTTCCCGATGGAGATGGACCGGTTCCCCGGCAAGGTTTGGGTCGTGTCACACAAGCCGGTCGCGGTGGCGGCGGGACTGGGAATGATGGGCATTCACCGCAATGTGATCCATGAGAAGTTCGGCAATTTCATCCTGCTCGGGACCATCTTATTGGATGCCGAGGTTTCAGAGTCCAGCCAGCCGATCAACTACAACCCGTGTCTGGAATGCAAACTCTGCGTGGCTGCGTGTG is from Planctomycetia bacterium and encodes:
- a CDS encoding MarR family winged helix-turn-helix transcriptional regulator, which translates into the protein MLNRVVTNIYNDALRSLDLKVSQMNILVAAAKMGTARPIEVCEHLHLDVSTLSRNVERMKARGWLKVVQDDDGRSQPFRLTPQGRKLLEKAIPAWSEAQAQVKKVLGNGFLEQLNQAIKRVSESGLIE
- a CDS encoding SDR family oxidoreductase, which encodes MTGASSGFGEEFARQYAAQGHSLVLVARRLDRLAKLATALREQFRIEVVVEQVDLSDIAAVIQLHQRLHERGIEIDILINNAGHGLQGPFADAPLDAVLSMVQLDVASLTAATHVFAQSMRTRKRGKILLVASLLAYQGVENFAVYSAAKAYVLRLAEALHRELKRDGITVTAHCPGMSDTGFAQAAQQKITTLLKLVMMKPAPVVRAGIRALQAGRMSVVPGWANKGLVIFTWATPRWLHQAIMSQTMNG